The DNA region AAAACCATATAGTACGGATTTTTATAAACTAAATAAAGAATGGTTAGAAACCTATTTTTATGTAGAACCTTTAGATGAAGACGTTTTAAGCCAACCTGAAAAGTATATTATTAACAAAGGTGGTTATATCTTTTTTGCAAAATTAAACGATACAATAGTTGGTACATATGCTTTTATGCCATTAAAAGACATTGATGGATTTGAATTAACTAAAATGGCTGTTTTACCAGAAATGAGAGGTCAAAAAATAGGACATAAATTATTAGAACATGCTATAAATTTTGCTAGAGAAAATAAGTTTAAAAGCTTATTACTTTATTCTAACAGATCGTTAGAAAACGCCATTTATTTGTATAAAAAAATTGGTTTTAAAGAGGTAAAACTAGAACCAAATACACCTTACAAAAGAGCAGATATTAAAATGGAATTTAATATGAATTAAATAAAAAAAGCACTCTACTTTTAGAGTGCTTTTTCAATTAAAACTAACAAATTAATTAAGCAACAACGCTTATAGTATTTTCCTCTTTTTTAACCTGTTTTTTAGTTTCAAATTGATTTGAAGTATTTTTTGCGCCACCAGCTTTTAAAGCATTATCTCCTGCAAAAAATGTTTTATGGTCGTCTCCTAAATCAGATCCAGCCATACGTTGGTGTTTTACACAAGCTACACCTTTACGTATTTCTTGTCTTTGCACATCTTTAACGTAAGCTAACATACCATCTTTACCAAAATACCCTTTAGTTAAATCGTTCATGTGTAACGCTGTAGTATGATACGTAGGTAATGTTATTAAGTGATGAAAAACGCCTGCTTCTCGAGCTGCATCTATCTGAAACGTTTTAATTTTTTGATCTGCTCTAAACGATAATTCGGTATTATCATATTCTGCATCCATTAAATTATTACGGTCATAAGCAGTCATGTTTTCGCCTTCGGCTAACATCTCTTCATAGACTTGATTTCTAAAGTTTAACGTCCAATTAAACGATGGTGAATTATTGTAAACTAATTTAGCATTAGGCACAACATCTTTAACACGATTTACCATATGTGCTATTTGCTTTACGTTTGGTGTTGGCGTTTCTATCCATAAAAGATCTGCGCCATTTTGTAAGCTTGTTATACAATCTAGCACTACTCTATCTATATTAGAGCCTTCTTTAAATTTATACAATCCGTTGGCTAATCGTACAGGTTTTACTAATTGTCCGTTTCGTTTTAACAATACTTCATTTTCGGTTACGTCTTCAATATTAACTGGATTTGCATCTACAAACTCTAAATATTTAGATGCCAAATCGCCTTTTGTTTTACTTACCGGAAGCTTTTGTGTTAATCCTGCACCTTCAGAATCTGTTCTGGCTACAATAATCCCATCATCAACTCCAAGCTCTAAAAATGCATATCTAACCGCATTTAATTTTGCAATAAAATCTTCATGTGGTACAGTTACTTTTCCATCTTGATGACCGCATTGTTTGGCATCAGACACTTGGTTTTCAATCTGTATCGCACATGCACCAGCTTGAATCATTTTTTTTGCTAATAAATATGTTGCTTCTTCATTACCAAAACCAGCATCTATATCTGCTATAATTGGTACGATATGCGTTTGAAAATTATCTATTTGATCTTGTACATCTTCGCCTAATTCTAAACGTCTAAATAAATCGTTTAATTCTATTGCATCTGCTTGACGTAAAAAATCATAAATCTCTGCAATTAAAGCAGGAACTGCTGTTTTTTCGTGCATAGATTGATCTGGTAATGGTCCAAATTCTGAACGTAATGCAGCTACCATCCAACCCGATAAGTATAAGTATCTTTTATTTGTCGTATTATGATGTTTTTTTACAGCAATCATTTTTTGCTGTGCCACAAAACCATGCCAACAACCTAAAGACTGTGTGTAATTTGAAGCATCTGCATCATATTCTGCCATATCTTTTCGCATAATAGCTGCAGTATATTTTGCAATATCTAAACCTGTTTTAAACTGATTTTGAAATCTCATTCTTGCGCCATTTTGTGCCGAAATTGCTTCCCAAGTTGTACCAAATTTTGCTTTTAAATCTTGTATTGTTTGTAAAGCAGAATTGTAATTAGTATCAAATAAATTTTTCATAATTTTGTAATAGTTATTTATTATTAATAATTGGATCCTGTTGATTGTTGCCGCAATCGCAGGATCATTTTTTTATAAGTATTTATAAGCTGGTAATGTTAAAAACTCTTCAAATTCGGTAGCAGTTACCAAAGATTTAAATAACGATATCGCTAATTCAAATTTTGTATTTTTAATAGCATCGTCTCCTATTTCTGTGATCAATTTTTCAACTTCATCATCAAAAATATCAGTAAATAATTGGTTGTTAAATACACGTCCATCTTCAAGAGTTACTTCATTTTTTAACCATTGCCAAACTTGAGTTCTAGAGATTTCTGCTGTAGCTGCATCTTCCATTAAATTATATAGCGCAACTGCACCAAAACCACGTAGCCAAGCTTCGATATAAAGAATACCAACGTTAATATTTTTTCTTATTCCTGCTTCGGTTACAGTTCCTTTTGGGATTTCTACTAAATCTTCTTCTGTTATAGTAATATCATCTCTTGTAACATGAAGTTGATTTGGCGTTTTCATGTATTTATCAAATTCATTCATTGCTACTTCTACCAATGCTGGATGTGCTACCCAAGTCCCATCGTGACCATTTTTTACTTCGCGTTCTTTGTCTTTTCTTACTTTTTCTAACGCTGTTTTATTAGCTGATTCGTTATTTTTTATAGGAATTTGCGCCGCCATTCCGCCAATTGCTAAAATGCCTCTTTTATGACATCTTTGGATTACTAATTTTGAATAAGCGTCCATAAATGGCGACGTCATTGTTACTTGATCGCGATTTGGAACAACAAAATTTGGATGATTTCTAAACTTTTTGATGTATGAAAAAATGTAATCCCAACGTCCGCAATTAAGTCCGACAATATGATCTTTTAACTCGTAAATAATTTCATCTAACTGAAAACTAGCCGTAATAGTTTCGATTAAAACCGTTGCTTTAAATGTGCCAACTGGAACATTTAAATAGTTTTCGGCAAAGGTAAAAACCTCATTCCACCAACGCGCTTCTAAATAATGTTCTAATTTTGGTAGATAAAAGTATGGCGCTGTTCCGTTTTCTAACATAGTTTTTGCGTTATGGAACACATATAAACCAAAATCTAATAAACTTCCAGACGCTTCTTGATCATTAAATAAAAGATGTCTTTCGTTTAAATGCAATCCTCTTGGACGCACTAATAATACTGCTGTTTGATCGTTTAATTTATAGGTTTTATCGCGTTTGCTATCGTGTAAAATAATAGACTTATTATTTGCATCTAATAAGTTTTGTTGACCTTCGATTGAGTTTTTCCAACTTGGCGCATTACTATCTTCTAGATCTGCCATAAAGGTTTTTGCACCAGAGTTTAATGCATTAATAATCATCTTTCTATCTACTGGACCAGTGATTTCTACGCGTCTATCTTGTAAATCTTCCGGAATTGCATTTGCTGTCCAATCACCTTCTCTTATGGCTTTAGTTTCTCTAGGAAATTCTGGAAATTTACCTTGATCAAACACCTTTTGTTGTTCTACACGTCTTGATAATAATTGTAATCTATTAGAATTAAACTTTTCGTGTAAAGCAGAAAGAAACTCTAAAGCTTCATCGGTTAAAATTTCTGGGTAATACTGTTTTACCGCTTTAGAAAATTGTACTGTTGGTAATTTTAATGTGCTGTATTCCATGACGTTTTGTATTTATAAAGCAATATTAAAACAAACTTTTGAAAAAAACAAGCGAACGTTCGCTGTTTTTATTTATTCGCTAAAAAATAATATTCGCAAAATTAATTATATTTGCTATTATGGAAGAAGATTATATTAAGTTAATTTTTGGCTTAAAGCTAAAGCAGATAAGAACTGACAGGAATTTATCCCTATTTGGATTATCTAAATTATCTGGGTTATCAAAATCGTATTTAAACGAAATTGAAAAAGGAAAAAAATATCCTAAACCTGATAAAATTGCAATATTATCTGAAAAATTAGATGTGCCTTACGATCAATTTGTATCCTTAAAATTGGATAAAAATTTGGCACCAATTGGTGATATCTTAAAGTCGAAGATTTTAAAGGAAATTCCGTTAGATTTATTTGGAATAAAAGAAAGTAACTTAATAGAAATTATTGCCAATGCACCAGCAAAAGTTAATGCTTTTATAAGTACAATTATAGAAATAGCGCAGCATTACAGCTTTAGTAAAGAAAGTTTTTATTTGGCGTCTGTAAGATCTTTTCAAGAAGCAAACAACAATTATTTTGAAGATTTAGAGCAAAGCGTAATTAAGTTTGCAGAAGCGTATCAATTGGATTTAAAAGCTAATATTTCGTCTTTAGAATTAGAAGAAATTTTAGTTGAAGAATATGGCTATACCATTAATAATAAAGAATTAGAAAATTATAAAGAATTAGATAATTTAAGATCTATTTTTATTCCTAAAACAAAAACGTTGTTAGTGGCTAATCATATAGATGAAGCGCAACGTACCTTTATTTATGCTAAAGAAATTGCATATAATTATTTGAATTATAAAGAGCGATTATATACGTTTTCCTGGATTAAATTCGAGAATTTTGATCAAGTATTAAATAACTTTTACGCATCTTATTTTGCTGGTTCGTTAATTTTACCACAAGAATTACTTACCAATCAAGTAGAAAAACTATTTAAGAAAAAAACCTTTGACGAAAAGCAATTTGTGCAAATTGCACAATCGTTTAACGCTTCGCCAGAATCTTTTTATCAGCGTTTAACCAATATTTTACCTAAAGATTTTAATATTCAGAATTTATTTTTCTTACGTTTTATACATAAAAAAAATAGTCCAAACTTTTACTTAACCAAAGAGCTGCATTTATCACATCAACATTCGCCTCATGCTAACGAAACTAACGAACATTATTGCAGACGTTGGATGTCTTTAAAGGTGTTAAAAGA from Mesoflavibacter profundi includes:
- a CDS encoding isocitrate lyase, producing the protein MKNLFDTNYNSALQTIQDLKAKFGTTWEAISAQNGARMRFQNQFKTGLDIAKYTAAIMRKDMAEYDADASNYTQSLGCWHGFVAQQKMIAVKKHHNTTNKRYLYLSGWMVAALRSEFGPLPDQSMHEKTAVPALIAEIYDFLRQADAIELNDLFRRLELGEDVQDQIDNFQTHIVPIIADIDAGFGNEEATYLLAKKMIQAGACAIQIENQVSDAKQCGHQDGKVTVPHEDFIAKLNAVRYAFLELGVDDGIIVARTDSEGAGLTQKLPVSKTKGDLASKYLEFVDANPVNIEDVTENEVLLKRNGQLVKPVRLANGLYKFKEGSNIDRVVLDCITSLQNGADLLWIETPTPNVKQIAHMVNRVKDVVPNAKLVYNNSPSFNWTLNFRNQVYEEMLAEGENMTAYDRNNLMDAEYDNTELSFRADQKIKTFQIDAAREAGVFHHLITLPTYHTTALHMNDLTKGYFGKDGMLAYVKDVQRQEIRKGVACVKHQRMAGSDLGDDHKTFFAGDNALKAGGAKNTSNQFETKKQVKKEENTISVVA
- a CDS encoding GNAT family N-acetyltransferase; the encoded protein is MKTDLQIIPFKKPYSTDFYKLNKEWLETYFYVEPLDEDVLSQPEKYIINKGGYIFFAKLNDTIVGTYAFMPLKDIDGFELTKMAVLPEMRGQKIGHKLLEHAINFARENKFKSLLLYSNRSLENAIYLYKKIGFKEVKLEPNTPYKRADIKMEFNMN
- the aceB gene encoding malate synthase A, whose translation is MEYSTLKLPTVQFSKAVKQYYPEILTDEALEFLSALHEKFNSNRLQLLSRRVEQQKVFDQGKFPEFPRETKAIREGDWTANAIPEDLQDRRVEITGPVDRKMIINALNSGAKTFMADLEDSNAPSWKNSIEGQQNLLDANNKSIILHDSKRDKTYKLNDQTAVLLVRPRGLHLNERHLLFNDQEASGSLLDFGLYVFHNAKTMLENGTAPYFYLPKLEHYLEARWWNEVFTFAENYLNVPVGTFKATVLIETITASFQLDEIIYELKDHIVGLNCGRWDYIFSYIKKFRNHPNFVVPNRDQVTMTSPFMDAYSKLVIQRCHKRGILAIGGMAAQIPIKNNESANKTALEKVRKDKEREVKNGHDGTWVAHPALVEVAMNEFDKYMKTPNQLHVTRDDITITEEDLVEIPKGTVTEAGIRKNINVGILYIEAWLRGFGAVALYNLMEDAATAEISRTQVWQWLKNEVTLEDGRVFNNQLFTDIFDDEVEKLITEIGDDAIKNTKFELAISLFKSLVTATEFEEFLTLPAYKYL
- a CDS encoding helix-turn-helix domain-containing protein; this encodes MEEDYIKLIFGLKLKQIRTDRNLSLFGLSKLSGLSKSYLNEIEKGKKYPKPDKIAILSEKLDVPYDQFVSLKLDKNLAPIGDILKSKILKEIPLDLFGIKESNLIEIIANAPAKVNAFISTIIEIAQHYSFSKESFYLASVRSFQEANNNYFEDLEQSVIKFAEAYQLDLKANISSLELEEILVEEYGYTINNKELENYKELDNLRSIFIPKTKTLLVANHIDEAQRTFIYAKEIAYNYLNYKERLYTFSWIKFENFDQVLNNFYASYFAGSLILPQELLTNQVEKLFKKKTFDEKQFVQIAQSFNASPESFYQRLTNILPKDFNIQNLFFLRFIHKKNSPNFYLTKELHLSHQHSPHANETNEHYCRRWMSLKVLKDIVDTNDKHVFNLQISNYPDSNQSYLVLSSATKDPFKTDQYRSVSIGLLINQQLKRKLNFLEDKKIETFNVGVTCERCAIKDCKERMVPSKLLDRQQRNLKIETVVNDIFKQFS